A window of Acinetobacter sp. TR3 contains these coding sequences:
- a CDS encoding phosphoadenylyl-sulfate reductase gives MTVIPTIDLVDALAAEYSDKSPREILELALSQEGEIAISFSGAEDVVLIDIASRIGKPFRVFSLDTGRLHAETYQFIETVRKHYNIKIEICFPESAAVQQLVNEKGLFSFFEDGHQECCGVRKVQPLRKKLATLDGWITGQRKDQSPGTRNEIPVVQADVGFSGEGKQLIKYNPLANWSSADVWSYIRMMEIPYNPLHERGFISIGCEPCTRAVLPNQHEREGRWWWEEATHKECGLHSGNLKK, from the coding sequence ATGACTGTTATTCCGACTATTGACCTTGTAGATGCGCTCGCAGCTGAATATTCAGATAAATCACCACGAGAAATTTTAGAGCTTGCTTTAAGCCAAGAAGGCGAAATTGCAATTTCATTTTCTGGTGCCGAAGATGTTGTATTAATTGATATTGCTTCTCGTATTGGTAAACCATTTCGTGTATTTAGTTTAGATACAGGGCGTTTACATGCAGAAACCTATCAATTTATTGAAACTGTTCGTAAACATTACAATATTAAGATCGAAATTTGCTTCCCTGAATCCGCTGCTGTACAGCAGTTGGTAAATGAAAAGGGGTTGTTTAGTTTTTTTGAAGATGGTCATCAGGAATGCTGTGGCGTTCGTAAAGTACAACCTTTACGTAAAAAATTAGCGACTTTGGATGGTTGGATTACAGGTCAACGTAAAGATCAAAGTCCAGGCACACGTAATGAGATTCCCGTAGTTCAAGCGGATGTTGGCTTTTCAGGTGAAGGCAAGCAATTGATTAAATATAATCCGCTTGCAAATTGGAGCAGTGCAGATGTATGGAGTTATATTCGAATGATGGAAATTCCATATAACCCTCTACACGAACGTGGTTTTATTTCAATTGGTTGTGAACCCTGTACCCGTGCTGTGCTGCCAAATCAACATGAACGTGAAGGTCGTTGGTGGTGGGAAGAAGCAACCCATAAAGAATGTGGCTTACATTCTGGCAATCTAAAAAAATAA
- a CDS encoding WS/DGAT/MGAT family O-acyltransferase, translating into MRPLHPIDFIFLSLEKRQQPMHVGGLFLFEIPENASPTFVHDLVQDIRQSKSIPVAPFNNQLTGLFWGEDHEFDIDHHFRHIALPNPGRIRELLVYISQQHSSLIDRAKPLWTCDIIEGIEGNRFAMYFKIHHAMVDGVAGMRLIEKSLSKDPNEKHVVPLWCVEGKRTKRLKAPKAPTVSKIRGVLDTIKSQCEVAPKVMQELSQTLFKEIGKNPDYVSTFQAPPSILNQRVSSSRRFAAQSFELERFRLIAKTLGVTLNDVVLAVCSGALREYLINQNSLPKKPLIAMVPASLRTDDSDFSNRITMILANLATHIADPIERLEIIRRSVQNSKQRFSRMTANEILNYSALVYGPAGLNIASGMLPKRQAFNLVISNVPGPREPLYWNGAKLDALYPASIVMDGQALNITMTSYLDKLEVGLLACRNTVPKMQTLLAHLEDEIQRFEQAIENLPQQKVVN; encoded by the coding sequence ATGCGCCCATTACACCCTATTGATTTTATTTTTCTATCATTAGAGAAAAGACAGCAACCTATGCATGTAGGCGGCTTATTTTTATTCGAAATTCCAGAGAATGCATCGCCGACTTTCGTGCATGATCTTGTTCAGGATATTCGTCAGTCGAAAAGTATTCCTGTTGCACCATTTAACAATCAGCTCACAGGACTCTTCTGGGGAGAAGACCATGAGTTCGATATTGACCATCATTTCCGTCATATCGCATTACCAAACCCTGGCCGTATTCGTGAATTATTAGTTTATATTTCACAACAGCATAGCTCATTGATTGACCGTGCTAAACCATTATGGACTTGCGATATTATTGAAGGCATTGAAGGCAATCGTTTTGCAATGTATTTCAAAATTCACCATGCGATGGTGGATGGTGTTGCTGGAATGCGATTGATCGAAAAATCACTCTCCAAAGACCCAAATGAAAAGCATGTCGTACCATTATGGTGTGTCGAAGGAAAGCGTACTAAACGCTTAAAAGCACCTAAAGCCCCTACTGTAAGTAAAATCAGAGGAGTTTTGGATACGATTAAATCACAGTGTGAAGTCGCACCTAAAGTGATGCAGGAACTTTCACAAACCTTATTTAAGGAAATCGGGAAAAATCCTGATTATGTCTCAACATTTCAAGCACCACCATCGATCTTAAACCAACGTGTGAGTTCTTCTCGCCGTTTTGCTGCACAATCTTTTGAGTTGGAACGTTTCCGCCTTATCGCTAAAACACTTGGTGTAACACTCAATGACGTGGTACTAGCAGTTTGCTCTGGTGCATTACGTGAATATCTGATCAATCAAAATAGTTTGCCAAAAAAACCTTTGATTGCGATGGTTCCTGCTTCATTGCGTACTGATGATTCTGATTTCAGCAATCGTATTACCATGATTTTGGCAAACTTAGCCACTCATATTGCAGACCCAATTGAACGTTTAGAAATTATTCGCCGTAGCGTCCAGAATTCAAAGCAGCGTTTTAGCCGCATGACTGCAAATGAAATCCTAAACTATAGTGCATTGGTATATGGACCAGCAGGCTTAAACATCGCTTCAGGAATGTTACCGAAACGTCAGGCATTTAACTTGGTGATTTCAAATGTACCAGGTCCACGCGAGCCGTTATATTGGAATGGTGCAAAACTTGATGCGCTCTACCCTGCTTCAATCGTCATGGATGGTCAAGCACTGAATATCACCATGACCAGCTATTTAGATAAATTGGAAGTTGGTCTACTTGCTTGTCGTAATACAGTGCCAAAAATGCAAACTCTTCTCGCTCATCTAGAAGATGAAATTCAACGCTTTGAACAAGCAATTGAGAATTTACCACAACAGAAAGTTGTGAATTAA
- a CDS encoding PA1571 family protein codes for MNVSERLVNHGFKHVLDSNPVNTCYMVDSQGKEVQITTAMIRLACHQLLQRCRTIKK; via the coding sequence ATGAATGTGAGCGAAAGATTAGTGAATCACGGTTTTAAGCATGTTTTAGACAGTAATCCAGTCAATACATGTTATATGGTTGATAGCCAAGGTAAAGAGGTTCAAATTACTACGGCAATGATCCGTTTAGCCTGCCATCAACTATTACAGCGTTGTCGTACAATTAAAAAATAA
- the rng gene encoding ribonuclease G yields the protein MAEELLINVTPMECRVALIENGTVNELFVERTVKRGLVGNIYKGKVVRVLPGMQAAFVDIGLSRTAFLHINDMVWSRSQPTPNVFELLHPGQMLTVQVMKDMLGTKGARLSTDLSIPSRYLVLMPYGNHIGVSQRIESEEERDRLRSMIERIQTEHSLPGSVIVRTAAEGVDESAIAQDMCYLSKLWEYIQRKQKEVSTPELIFEELPLPQRIVRDLASDETAKIYVDSREIHAKLSEFVQEFVPTIENRLIHYPGEKPLFDLYNVEEDIQKALQTRVALKSGGYLMIDQTEAMTTIDVNTGSYVGGRSLEDTVFKTNMEATQVIARQLRLRNLGGIIIIDFIDMQELEHRQEVMRQFERMLERDHAKTKITQVSELGLVEMTRKRTRESLEHLLCESCPTCQGRGYVKTAETVCYEIFREILRYARAFDSKSGFTVVAHPAVIDRLLTAEAPAVADLEHFISRVIKFQVENLYTQEQYDIILS from the coding sequence ATGGCAGAAGAATTGCTAATTAACGTCACACCGATGGAGTGTCGTGTGGCTTTAATTGAAAATGGTACGGTCAATGAATTATTTGTTGAGCGTACTGTAAAACGTGGTTTAGTGGGTAATATTTATAAAGGTAAAGTGGTACGTGTACTGCCGGGTATGCAAGCTGCTTTTGTTGATATTGGTTTGTCTCGAACGGCTTTTTTACATATCAATGATATGGTGTGGTCACGTTCGCAACCCACTCCAAATGTTTTTGAGCTTTTGCATCCGGGACAGATGTTGACGGTTCAAGTGATGAAAGACATGTTGGGAACCAAAGGTGCGCGTCTAAGCACAGATCTTTCAATCCCATCGCGCTATCTTGTGTTAATGCCTTATGGCAATCATATCGGTGTATCACAACGCATTGAATCAGAAGAAGAGCGTGATCGTCTCCGTAGTATGATTGAACGCATTCAGACTGAACACAGCTTACCGGGTAGTGTGATTGTTCGTACCGCAGCGGAAGGTGTGGACGAATCGGCGATCGCACAAGATATGTGTTATTTGAGTAAGCTTTGGGAATATATTCAACGTAAGCAAAAAGAAGTTTCTACACCTGAACTTATTTTTGAAGAATTGCCTTTACCACAACGAATTGTCCGTGATTTAGCCAGTGATGAAACGGCAAAAATTTATGTCGATTCTCGTGAGATTCATGCCAAGTTAAGTGAGTTTGTGCAGGAGTTTGTTCCTACAATTGAAAATCGTCTGATTCATTATCCGGGCGAAAAGCCACTTTTTGATTTGTATAATGTTGAAGAAGATATTCAAAAAGCGTTGCAGACCCGTGTCGCACTTAAGTCAGGTGGCTATCTGATGATAGATCAGACTGAAGCAATGACCACGATTGATGTGAATACTGGCTCTTATGTCGGCGGTCGTAGTTTAGAAGATACGGTATTTAAAACCAATATGGAGGCGACACAAGTTATTGCGAGACAACTCCGTCTACGTAATTTGGGTGGCATTATCATTATTGATTTTATTGACATGCAAGAGCTTGAGCATCGACAAGAGGTCATGCGTCAGTTTGAACGTATGCTTGAACGTGATCATGCCAAAACAAAAATCACCCAAGTTTCAGAGTTAGGCTTGGTTGAAATGACACGTAAACGTACACGTGAGTCTTTAGAGCATTTATTATGTGAATCATGCCCAACTTGTCAGGGACGTGGATATGTAAAGACAGCAGAGACAGTATGTTACGAGATATTTCGAGAAATTTTGCGTTATGCCCGTGCATTTGATTCCAAGAGTGGCTTTACTGTCGTTGCACATCCAGCAGTGATTGATCGCTTATTAACGGCAGAAGCCCCAGCAGTTGCAGATTTAGAGCATTTCATTAGCCGAGTGATTAAATTCCAAGTTGAAAATTTATATACGCAAGAGCAATACGATATCATTTTGAGTTAA
- a CDS encoding Maf-like protein: MARIILASSSPRRKELLQQLDLDFEIYSPDIDESVREGEIVEHYVERLARAKAHAVLGLFPDAIVIAADTSLSFAGKIIGKPQSKQHAFEIWSTISGQWHDVYSGICVASSVQCLSKVVRTQVELQQLSHTEMEKYWATGEPVGKAGAYAIQGIAAQYIPQIRGSYSNVVGLPLYETALLLESVKI; this comes from the coding sequence ATGGCGCGTATAATTTTAGCTTCGAGTTCACCTCGTCGTAAAGAACTGCTACAACAGTTAGATCTGGACTTTGAAATATATAGTCCAGATATCGATGAAAGTGTCCGAGAAGGGGAAATTGTTGAACACTATGTTGAACGATTGGCGAGAGCAAAAGCACATGCTGTTCTTGGTTTATTTCCTGATGCAATTGTGATTGCTGCGGATACCAGTTTAAGTTTTGCAGGTAAGATCATTGGAAAACCACAATCAAAACAACATGCGTTTGAAATATGGTCAACAATTTCTGGGCAATGGCATGATGTGTACTCTGGAATTTGTGTGGCAAGCTCTGTCCAATGCTTAAGTAAAGTGGTTAGAACTCAAGTCGAGTTGCAACAGTTAAGTCATACCGAAATGGAAAAATATTGGGCAACAGGTGAACCTGTTGGAAAAGCAGGGGCGTATGCGATCCAAGGGATCGCAGCTCAATATATTCCCCAAATTCGGGGAAGTTATAGTAATGTGGTTGGTTTACCGTTGTACGAAACAGCACTGTTATTAGAAAGCGTTAAAATTTAA
- the mreD gene encoding rod shape-determining protein MreD: protein MPIARLSFEKRKDPLWMIIISIIIGSILLVYPIAYEASGWRPSIMLMTMLFWILYQPSWCGVWFAFGVGIFTDLLLDAPLGLNALSFVLITFGTRYFIRERRILTFANSWVIAVLAIIAHLTLLWMSQTISSTHFSIARHWQPLVTSVIGWPMVYYCLKKWRV from the coding sequence ATGCCGATCGCTAGATTAAGTTTTGAAAAACGCAAAGATCCACTTTGGATGATTATCATCTCAATTATTATCGGGTCTATTCTTTTAGTTTATCCAATTGCTTACGAAGCTTCAGGATGGCGACCATCAATTATGCTGATGACCATGCTGTTCTGGATTCTTTATCAACCTAGTTGGTGCGGGGTTTGGTTCGCCTTTGGAGTGGGGATTTTCACTGATTTATTGTTAGATGCGCCTTTGGGTTTAAATGCACTAAGTTTTGTTTTGATTACGTTTGGTACGCGTTATTTTATTCGTGAACGTCGAATTTTAACTTTTGCGAACTCATGGGTAATCGCTGTACTTGCAATTATTGCACATTTAACCTTGTTGTGGATGAGTCAAACAATATCGAGTACACATTTTTCAATAGCGCGACATTGGCAACCGCTTGTTACTAGCGTGATAGGATGGCCGATGGTTTATTACTGCTTAAAAAAATGGCGCGTATAA
- the mreC gene encoding rod shape-determining protein MreC: protein MQPNLFSRQPPSFRSFIIAVISCLVVLFFDWRMPYVIQPARDVLYAAYNPIYALASYPVLSREWLNQQTKSETQLRRENTAMQAELLQAQVRLQKLSELSAENNRLRGLLDTPLIIDGRMQIAEVIGTDADPLRHIIIINRGSVDHLKVGQTVLDDKGIMGQLINVYPHSARIMLLSDKEHSLSVRLERTGMRAIVSGTGDLGRLKMEYVPTSANIQAGDKVFSSGLGEHFPAGYLVGTVSKVSRHTSGEFAEIDVIPAAQLASGHHVVVLFSESLAQEQPYADR from the coding sequence GTGCAACCGAATCTTTTTTCAAGACAACCGCCATCTTTTCGCTCATTTATTATTGCGGTTATTTCATGTTTGGTGGTGCTTTTCTTTGATTGGCGCATGCCTTATGTGATTCAACCTGCAAGAGATGTCTTGTATGCAGCGTATAATCCAATTTATGCGCTGGCAAGTTATCCTGTATTGTCGCGAGAATGGCTGAACCAACAAACCAAATCTGAAACTCAATTGCGCCGTGAAAATACCGCAATGCAGGCTGAACTCCTTCAAGCTCAAGTTCGACTCCAAAAACTTTCAGAACTCTCCGCGGAAAATAACCGTTTAAGGGGGCTTTTGGATACGCCATTGATTATCGATGGTCGTATGCAAATTGCAGAAGTGATTGGAACAGATGCCGACCCATTACGCCATATTATTATCATTAACCGTGGCTCTGTGGATCACTTAAAAGTTGGGCAAACTGTTCTCGATGATAAAGGGATTATGGGACAACTGATTAATGTGTACCCGCATAGTGCCCGTATCATGTTGTTATCTGATAAAGAACATTCGCTGTCTGTGCGTTTAGAACGTACAGGAATGCGTGCCATTGTATCTGGAACAGGTGATTTAGGCCGCCTAAAAATGGAATATGTTCCGACGAGCGCCAACATCCAAGCGGGCGATAAAGTATTTAGTTCGGGTTTGGGGGAGCATTTTCCTGCTGGCTATTTGGTAGGTACTGTTTCTAAGGTTAGCCGTCATACTTCAGGTGAGTTTGCGGAAATTGATGTTATTCCTGCGGCACAACTTGCCAGTGGTCATCATGTGGTAGTGTTATTTTCAGAATCTTTAGCGCAGGAGCAACCTTATGCCGATCGCTAG
- a CDS encoding rod shape-determining protein → MILKRLIGLFSPDLAIDLGTANTLIYAPGRGIILNEPTVVAIRHSGSQKIVAAVGLDAKQMLGRTPANISAIRPMKDGVIADFEVTETMLNQFIGKVHEKRLFPPAPRVVVCVPCKSTLVERRAIREAVFNAGARDVRLIEEPMAAAIGAGMPVEQACGSMVVDVGGGTTEIAIISLQGCVYADSLRIGGDVFDEQIINYVRKAHGCVIGETTAETIKKEVGMAVTDGKTLQIEVRGRNLAEGVPRAITVTSDEISQAIADPLQSIVSAVKSALEQTPPELSSDIAERGIVLTGGGALLRNLDKLLAQETGLPVIVADDPLTCVTRGGGKVLEFFDNPNHDMLFVG, encoded by the coding sequence GTGATTCTAAAACGACTAATTGGCTTGTTTTCGCCGGATTTAGCCATTGATTTAGGTACGGCAAATACACTTATTTATGCACCAGGCCGTGGCATTATATTAAATGAACCGACTGTTGTGGCGATTCGTCATAGCGGTTCGCAGAAAATTGTTGCTGCTGTTGGTCTTGATGCTAAACAAATGTTAGGTCGTACACCAGCGAATATTTCAGCGATTCGTCCGATGAAAGACGGTGTGATTGCCGATTTTGAAGTCACTGAGACCATGTTGAATCAGTTTATCGGTAAAGTACATGAAAAGCGTTTATTTCCACCAGCACCGCGTGTTGTGGTGTGTGTCCCATGTAAATCAACTTTAGTTGAACGCCGTGCGATTCGTGAGGCGGTATTCAATGCAGGCGCACGTGATGTACGTTTGATTGAAGAACCAATGGCTGCTGCAATTGGCGCAGGTATGCCTGTTGAGCAAGCATGTGGTTCAATGGTCGTGGATGTAGGTGGTGGTACCACTGAAATTGCAATCATTTCATTACAAGGTTGTGTCTATGCCGATTCATTACGTATCGGTGGTGATGTATTTGATGAGCAAATTATCAATTACGTTCGTAAAGCACACGGTTGCGTGATTGGGGAAACTACAGCAGAAACCATTAAGAAAGAAGTGGGTATGGCTGTGACTGATGGCAAAACGCTTCAGATTGAAGTGCGCGGTCGTAATTTGGCAGAAGGTGTGCCACGTGCGATTACAGTCACTTCTGATGAAATTTCACAGGCGATTGCAGATCCATTACAAAGCATCGTGAGCGCAGTAAAATCTGCTTTAGAACAAACTCCACCTGAACTTTCTTCGGATATTGCAGAGCGCGGTATTGTGTTGACTGGTGGCGGCGCATTATTACGTAACCTTGATAAACTGCTTGCGCAAGAAACAGGTCTACCTGTGATTGTTGCAGATGACCCTCTAACTTGTGTCACGCGTGGTGGCGGTAAAGTCTTAGAGTTCTTTGATAATCCGAACCATGACATGCTTTTTGTTGGCTAA
- the gatC gene encoding Asp-tRNA(Asn)/Glu-tRNA(Gln) amidotransferase subunit GatC: MSTSSDAQQTTDLNAQTVSAIAHLARLSLNDTQSTEYAQSLNKILGMMESLKGINTDNVEPLKSPFDNPQPLRADIVSESNHRDEYQAVAPATEAGLYLVPRVIE; this comes from the coding sequence ATGTCTACATCATCAGATGCTCAGCAGACAACGGACTTAAATGCACAGACCGTTTCAGCGATTGCACATCTTGCTCGCTTGTCTCTAAACGACACGCAATCTACTGAATATGCTCAAAGTTTAAATAAAATTCTTGGCATGATGGAAAGCCTAAAAGGCATTAATACCGATAATGTTGAGCCTTTAAAAAGTCCTTTTGATAATCCGCAACCTTTACGTGCTGATATTGTAAGTGAAAGCAACCATCGTGATGAATATCAAGCGGTCGCTCCTGCAACAGAAGCAGGCTTGTACCTTGTACCTCGCGTAATTGAATAA
- the gatA gene encoding Asp-tRNA(Asn)/Glu-tRNA(Gln) amidotransferase subunit GatA, producing MTDLHRLSIRELSEGLKQAQFSSRELTEHYLKRIAQIDPKVKSYVTVTAEQALVEADAADAALKAGHAHALAGIPLAHKDIFCTQGIKTTAGSKMLDNFISPYDATVVAKAKAAGLVTLGKVNMDEFAMGSTSESSYFGATGNPWALDHVPGGSSGGSAAAVAADLAPIATGTDTGGSIRQPASFCGLTGLKPTYGRVSRFGMIAYASSLDQGGPMARSAEDCAYLMNVIAGHDTKDSTSVNKDVDDYVANLNGTTIKGLRIGIPKQYFNVAGLDADVKARVEESLKKLEEMGAILVEIDLNMTEAYVPTYYLIAPAEASSNLSRFDGVRYGYRCENPVDLMDLYKRSRSEGFGAEVQRRILIGTYALSAGYYDAYYVKAQKVRRLIQQDFLQAFENVDVIAAPSAPTTAYKIGANLSPTEMYLGDIYTLAVNLAGLPAINAPVGFDKDSLPVGLQLIGNYWSESQLLSIVHQYQQNTDWHTKRAAIAEENA from the coding sequence ATGACAGATTTACATCGCTTATCAATCCGTGAACTCTCTGAAGGGCTAAAACAAGCTCAATTTTCATCACGTGAATTGACCGAACATTATTTAAAACGTATTGCTCAAATTGACCCGAAAGTAAAAAGTTATGTAACAGTGACAGCAGAACAAGCACTTGTTGAAGCTGACGCTGCTGATGCTGCACTCAAAGCAGGTCATGCACATGCACTTGCGGGTATTCCACTTGCGCATAAAGACATTTTTTGTACCCAAGGCATTAAAACCACTGCCGGTTCAAAAATGTTGGATAACTTCATTTCACCTTATGATGCGACTGTCGTTGCCAAAGCCAAAGCTGCGGGTCTCGTGACTTTAGGTAAGGTGAATATGGATGAATTCGCAATGGGTTCAACCTCTGAAAGTTCATATTTTGGCGCAACAGGTAACCCTTGGGCATTAGATCATGTCCCAGGTGGTTCATCGGGTGGCTCTGCTGCTGCTGTAGCAGCAGATTTGGCTCCAATTGCGACTGGTACTGATACAGGTGGTTCTATTCGCCAACCTGCTTCATTCTGTGGCTTAACTGGCTTAAAACCGACCTATGGTCGGGTCTCTCGATTCGGGATGATTGCCTACGCATCATCGCTTGATCAGGGTGGTCCAATGGCACGTTCTGCGGAAGACTGTGCTTACTTGATGAATGTGATTGCAGGTCATGATACCAAAGACTCGACTTCGGTGAATAAAGATGTTGACGATTACGTTGCTAACTTGAATGGCACAACAATCAAAGGCTTACGCATTGGTATTCCAAAGCAATACTTTAATGTGGCTGGTTTAGACGCAGATGTGAAAGCACGTGTTGAAGAATCTTTGAAAAAGCTTGAAGAGATGGGTGCAATCTTGGTTGAGATTGATCTCAACATGACCGAAGCATATGTGCCAACTTACTACTTGATCGCACCTGCGGAAGCGTCTTCAAATCTGTCACGTTTTGATGGTGTACGCTATGGCTACCGTTGTGAAAATCCAGTGGATTTAATGGACTTGTACAAACGCTCACGTTCAGAAGGTTTTGGTGCTGAAGTACAACGTCGTATCCTGATCGGTACTTATGCCCTTTCTGCGGGTTACTACGATGCCTACTATGTCAAAGCACAAAAAGTACGTCGTTTGATTCAGCAAGATTTCTTGCAAGCGTTTGAAAATGTCGATGTGATTGCAGCGCCATCTGCACCAACGACTGCGTACAAAATCGGTGCCAACCTCAGCCCGACTGAAATGTACTTAGGCGATATTTATACGCTTGCTGTGAACTTGGCAGGTCTACCAGCCATCAACGCACCTGTGGGCTTTGATAAAGACAGCTTACCTGTGGGCTTACAGTTGATTGGTAACTACTGGTCAGAATCACAATTACTTTCGATTGTGCATCAATATCAACAAAATACAGACTGGCATACCAAACGTGCGGCAATTGCTGAGGAGAATGCATAA
- the gatB gene encoding Asp-tRNA(Asn)/Glu-tRNA(Gln) amidotransferase subunit GatB, whose protein sequence is MAEAQKLKLIDGWEVVIGIEIHTQLATKSKIFSGSSTEFGQDPNTQASLVDLAMPGVLPVLNAEVVDLAIRFGLGIDAYIDQASVFARKNYFYPDSPKGYQISQMDNPIVGLGHIDIQLDDGTVKRIGVTRAHLEEDAGKSIHDQFEGMSGIDLNRAGTPLLEIVSEPDMRSVEEAVAYIKSIHTLVRWLGISDGNMAEGSFRADCNVSLRRPGQPFGTRCELKNLNSFRFIEQAINVEIERQMEILEDGGTIDQETRLFDPNKMETRSMRSKEEANDYRYFPDPDLLPVIIADEQIEAARAALPELPKARRARFIADFAVTEYDAHVLTLSREMADFYEAVVAAAGGAAQGKVSANWVMGEFSGALNKAGLELADSPVCAEQLGGMIARIVDNTINGKIAKQVFGFMWEAEGKSADDIIAEKGLKQETDTGAIEAIIKDVLAANEKMVEEYKSGKEKAFNGLVGQVMKAAKGKANPAQVNELMKKLIG, encoded by the coding sequence ATGGCTGAAGCTCAAAAGTTAAAGTTAATTGACGGTTGGGAAGTCGTTATCGGGATTGAGATCCACACGCAATTGGCGACTAAGTCTAAAATCTTCTCTGGTTCATCGACTGAATTTGGTCAAGACCCAAATACTCAAGCCAGCCTTGTTGATTTGGCCATGCCGGGTGTTTTACCTGTACTCAATGCCGAAGTGGTTGATCTTGCGATTCGCTTTGGTTTAGGTATTGATGCCTATATCGATCAAGCATCAGTATTTGCACGTAAAAACTATTTCTATCCAGATTCTCCAAAAGGCTACCAAATCAGCCAGATGGACAATCCAATCGTCGGCTTGGGTCATATCGACATCCAACTTGATGATGGCACTGTGAAGCGTATTGGCGTGACTCGTGCCCATCTTGAAGAAGATGCTGGTAAATCAATCCATGACCAATTCGAAGGTATGTCGGGTATCGACTTAAACCGTGCGGGTACGCCATTGCTTGAAATCGTATCTGAGCCAGATATGCGTTCGGTTGAAGAAGCGGTTGCCTATATCAAGTCGATTCACACGCTTGTGCGCTGGTTAGGTATCTCTGACGGTAACATGGCAGAAGGCTCATTCCGTGCCGACTGTAACGTGTCATTGCGTCGTCCGGGTCAACCTTTTGGTACACGCTGCGAGTTAAAAAACCTCAATTCATTCCGTTTCATTGAGCAAGCGATCAATGTTGAAATTGAACGCCAAATGGAAATTTTGGAAGATGGCGGCACGATCGATCAGGAAACCCGTTTGTTCGATCCGAACAAGATGGAAACCCGTTCAATGCGTTCAAAAGAAGAAGCGAACGACTATCGCTACTTCCCAGATCCAGACTTATTGCCAGTGATCATTGCTGACGAGCAGATCGAAGCGGCACGTGCTGCCCTTCCAGAATTGCCTAAAGCACGTCGTGCACGCTTTATCGCTGACTTTGCTGTGACTGAGTACGATGCACATGTATTGACGCTGTCACGCGAAATGGCTGACTTCTACGAAGCGGTTGTGGCTGCTGCTGGCGGTGCTGCGCAAGGTAAAGTGTCTGCAAACTGGGTGATGGGTGAATTTTCAGGCGCTTTAAACAAAGCAGGCTTAGAATTGGCAGACTCTCCTGTTTGTGCTGAGCAGTTGGGTGGTATGATCGCACGTATCGTGGATAACACCATTAACGGTAAAATTGCGAAGCAAGTGTTTGGCTTTATGTGGGAAGCAGAAGGAAAATCTGCAGATGACATTATTGCTGAGAAAGGCTTAAAGCAAGAAACCGATACAGGTGCCATTGAAGCGATTATCAAAGACGTACTTGCAGCCAATGAAAAAATGGTTGAAGAGTACAAGTCTGGTAAAGAAAAAGCCTTTAACGGTCTGGTTGGTCAAGTCATGAAAGCTGCAAAAGGTAAAGCTAACCCTGCTCAAGTAAATGAATTGATGAAGAAATTGATTGGTTGA